In a single window of the Campylobacter iguaniorum genome:
- a CDS encoding bifunctional 3,4-dihydroxy-2-butanone 4-phosphate synthase/GTP cyclohydrolase II — translation MAFEKVLQAIEDIKNGKMVVMVDDEDRENEGDIVYAACFSDIEKVNFMISHAKGVLCTPVTRELASKFELAPMVSSNTSCHETAFTVSIDAKAAATGVSAYERDMTIKMLVDYNTTADDFVRPGHIFPLIAKNGGVLERTGHTEGSIDLCKLAGVAPVSVICEVVNDDGTMARRDDLEKFCEKFGLNMVSVSDIIEYRLHHEKLINVSEPKQGSVAGFLATKYSIKDHLSNTHTAFVFGQINKKTNVKFHKIRTDIELLSSPKYPEFISHLETLKKEGGILVFLDGEDCNSNIFKNYGVGAQIIKYFGAKDIEILSSSEYKEFVAIKGFGLNILGYKS, via the coding sequence ATGGCTTTTGAAAAAGTTTTACAAGCGATAGAGGATATAAAAAACGGCAAAATGGTTGTCATGGTCGATGATGAAGATAGGGAAAACGAGGGCGATATAGTTTACGCTGCTTGTTTTAGTGATATTGAAAAAGTAAATTTCATGATAAGCCACGCAAAAGGCGTCTTGTGTACTCCAGTTACAAGAGAGCTTGCGAGCAAATTTGAACTAGCTCCAATGGTTAGCTCAAATACAAGCTGCCACGAAACAGCTTTTACAGTAAGTATCGATGCTAAGGCTGCAGCCACTGGCGTGAGTGCTTATGAGCGTGATATGACTATCAAAATGCTAGTTGATTACAACACAACTGCTGATGATTTTGTGCGTCCTGGACACATTTTTCCATTGATTGCTAAAAATGGTGGCGTTTTGGAGCGAACTGGGCACACTGAAGGAAGCATAGATTTATGTAAACTTGCTGGAGTGGCGCCAGTTTCTGTTATTTGCGAAGTTGTAAATGATGATGGAACTATGGCAAGGCGGGATGACTTAGAGAAGTTTTGCGAGAAATTTGGACTAAATATGGTAAGCGTTTCAGATATAATAGAATACCGTTTGCACCATGAAAAGCTTATAAATGTAAGTGAGCCAAAGCAAGGTAGCGTGGCTGGATTTTTGGCTACAAAATACAGTATAAAAGACCACTTAAGCAACACTCACACAGCCTTTGTGTTTGGGCAAATAAATAAAAAAACAAATGTTAAATTTCACAAAATCAGAACCGATATCGAGCTTCTTAGCTCTCCAAAATATCCAGAGTTCATCTCTCATCTTGAAACGCTTAAAAAAGAGGGTGGAATACTTGTATTTTTAGACGGCGAAGACTGTAACTCAAATATATTTAAAAATTATGGCGTTGGTGCTCAAATCATAAAATATTTTGGTGCAAAAGATATAGAAATTTTAAGCTCAAGCGAATATAAAGAGTTTGTGGCTATAAAGGGATTTGGATTAAATATATTAGGTTATAAATCTTGA
- a CDS encoding nicotinate phosphoribosyltransferase: MDELKSTQSSALFTDFYELTMAQGYFKENINHKVVFDMFFRKNPFNGGFSVLCGTQTLLDKLLDFKFSDEDIEYLRSQNIFCNEFLDYLKSFKFSGDIYMIDEGSVVFPDEPLLRIHANLIEAQIIEGLVLNIINFQSLIATKTARIWLASQFAPIMEFGLRRAQGYDGAMSATRAAYVGGSSGTSNTLAGQVYDIPVMGTMAHSWIMSFPSELEAFRAYAKIYPQNSVFLIDTYDTLKSGVKNAIIAGGELVEKGYNFGVRLDSGDTSYLSKEVRRELDKAGFSKATISVSNELTEDIISALINSKSPIDSWGVGTHMVTGGNESSFTGVYKLCSKFDKQKNTMVSVMKFSDNPHKTTNPGIKNVYRLYDENGMSLADILALEDELIEPNKEQVLHHPMLDYRQFTCKPARVEALLKIQLKDGKRVHPKLSSALELAKSRQNLAEQLAKFDESYKRILNPHVYKVSISKALKELKVKFVEQNIK; this comes from the coding sequence TTGGACGAGTTAAAATCCACTCAAAGTAGCGCTTTATTTACTGATTTTTACGAATTAACCATGGCTCAAGGATATTTTAAAGAAAATATAAATCACAAAGTTGTGTTTGATATGTTTTTTAGAAAAAATCCATTTAATGGCGGTTTTTCCGTGCTTTGTGGTACGCAAACTCTTCTTGATAAATTGCTTGATTTTAAATTTAGCGATGAAGATATAGAGTATTTAAGATCACAAAATATCTTTTGTAATGAGTTTTTAGACTATTTAAAGAGCTTTAAATTTAGCGGTGATATTTATATGATAGATGAGGGCAGCGTGGTATTCCCTGATGAGCCACTACTTAGAATCCACGCAAACTTAATAGAAGCCCAAATCATCGAGGGCTTAGTGCTAAATATTATAAATTTTCAAAGCCTGATCGCGACAAAAACAGCTAGAATCTGGCTTGCTTCACAGTTTGCTCCTATCATGGAGTTTGGATTAAGAAGAGCTCAAGGATATGATGGAGCGATGAGTGCTACAAGAGCTGCGTATGTAGGTGGATCGAGTGGTACCTCAAACACTCTTGCTGGACAAGTCTATGATATACCAGTCATGGGGACTATGGCTCACTCTTGGATCATGTCTTTTCCAAGTGAGCTAGAAGCGTTTAGGGCATATGCTAAAATTTATCCACAAAACTCAGTCTTTCTTATAGATACCTACGATACCTTAAAATCAGGCGTCAAAAACGCCATTATAGCAGGTGGTGAGCTGGTGGAAAAAGGTTATAATTTTGGCGTTAGGCTAGATTCTGGAGATACATCTTATCTAAGCAAAGAGGTAAGAAGGGAGCTAGATAAAGCCGGCTTTAGCAAAGCCACTATTTCAGTATCAAACGAGCTTACAGAAGACATAATATCTGCCCTAATAAATAGCAAATCGCCAATAGATAGCTGGGGCGTGGGAACTCACATGGTAACAGGGGGCAATGAGTCATCATTTACTGGAGTTTACAAGCTTTGTTCTAAATTTGATAAGCAAAAAAATACCATGGTTAGTGTGATGAAATTTAGCGACAATCCGCACAAAACAACAAATCCAGGCATCAAAAACGTCTATAGGCTTTATGATGAAAACGGCATGAGTCTAGCAGATATTTTAGCTCTAGAAGATGAACTAATAGAGCCAAATAAAGAGCAAGTATTACATCATCCAATGCTTGATTACAGGCAATTTACCTGCAAGCCAGCACGCGTAGAAGCCTTGCTAAAAATCCAGCTAAAAGATGGCAAAAGAGTTCATCCAAAACTCTCAAGCGCACTAGAACTAGCAAAAAGTCGCCAAAATCTAGCAGAGCAGTTGGCTAAATTTGATGAATCGTATAAAAGGATTTTAAACCCACACGTTTATAAGGTTTCGATTTCAAAAGCACTAAAGGAGCTAAAAGTCAAATTTGTCGAGCAAAATATCAAGTAA
- the hslU gene encoding HslU--HslV peptidase ATPase subunit, translated as MNLTPKEIVKFLDDYVIGQDEAKKIIAVALRNRYRRMQLDKSLQEDIIPKNILMIGSTGVGKTEIARRLSKMFGLPFIKVEASKYTEVGFVGRDVESMVRDLAMASLNLVKKEEREKNSDKINEYIEKKILEKLLPPLPKGASEDKLKDYETSYEKMKEKLKDGKLDHLSIELDIDQTTFEAGSNLPPDMAAMQENFIKVIGIGSKKVKKEFKVKDAKEALKNEASEKILDMDSIKIQALKRAENEGIIFIDEIDKVAVSSGSSNHQDPSKEGVQRDLLPIVEGSSVSTKFGTLKTDHILFIAAGAFHISKPSDLIPELQGRFPLRVNLDSLDENALYEILTKPKNSLLSQYQALLKTEDVKLEFSDESIKAIAKVTQNANQKVEDIGARRLHTVIERVLEDISFSADEYKGQKVIITKELVDEKLGEISQNEDLAKYIL; from the coding sequence ATGAACCTAACACCAAAAGAGATTGTTAAATTTTTAGATGATTATGTCATCGGACAAGATGAAGCCAAAAAAATCATCGCTGTGGCTCTAAGAAATCGCTATAGAAGAATGCAACTTGATAAAAGCTTGCAAGAAGATATAATCCCAAAAAATATACTTATGATAGGCTCAACTGGAGTTGGCAAAACCGAAATCGCAAGAAGACTTTCTAAGATGTTTGGCTTGCCTTTTATCAAAGTTGAAGCCAGCAAATACACTGAAGTGGGCTTTGTGGGGCGTGACGTGGAGTCTATGGTAAGAGATCTAGCGATGGCTAGTTTAAATTTAGTCAAAAAAGAAGAACGCGAAAAAAACAGCGACAAAATAAACGAATATATAGAGAAAAAAATCTTAGAAAAACTTCTTCCGCCACTTCCAAAAGGCGCTAGCGAAGACAAACTAAAAGACTATGAAACAAGCTATGAAAAGATGAAAGAAAAGCTAAAAGACGGCAAACTAGATCATCTAAGCATAGAACTTGATATCGACCAGACTACTTTTGAAGCTGGGTCAAATTTGCCTCCAGATATGGCTGCTATGCAAGAAAACTTCATAAAAGTCATAGGAATAGGAAGCAAAAAAGTTAAAAAAGAGTTCAAAGTCAAAGACGCCAAAGAAGCCCTAAAAAACGAAGCTAGCGAGAAGATTTTGGATATGGATAGCATTAAAATTCAAGCCTTGAAAAGAGCTGAGAACGAAGGCATTATTTTTATCGATGAGATAGATAAAGTAGCAGTTTCTAGTGGGAGCTCAAACCACCAAGATCCAAGCAAAGAAGGAGTTCAAAGAGATTTATTGCCTATAGTTGAAGGCTCAAGCGTTAGCACTAAATTTGGCACACTAAAAACAGATCATATACTTTTTATAGCTGCTGGAGCATTCCATATAAGCAAGCCAAGCGACCTGATTCCAGAGCTTCAAGGCAGATTTCCTTTGCGTGTAAATTTAGATAGTTTGGACGAAAATGCGCTTTATGAGATACTTACAAAGCCTAAAAACTCACTTCTTAGCCAGTATCAAGCACTATTAAAAACAGAAGATGTCAAGCTTGAGTTTAGCGATGAGAGCATAAAAGCCATAGCAAAAGTCACGCAAAATGCAAATCAAAAAGTCGAAGATATCGGAGCTAGAAGGCTTCATACTGTCATTGAAAGAGTTTTAGAAGACATTAGCTTTAGTGCTGATGAGTATAAAGGACAAAAAGTGATAATCACAAAAGAATTAGTCGATGAAAAGCTTGGAGAGATCAGCCAAAACGAAGATTTAGCAAAGTATATCTTATGA
- a CDS encoding sensor domain-containing diguanylate cyclase, with the protein MKHTTISKQLIISSLIISVLFTAVIFYIINDSKHRQLNSIINDQVFYMQNNIDKALLGLYKLEAFIIGAKGKDVNLEIIGKYLIDPKYTFIRNILIAPGGVASQVYPFKGSEAVIGLDLLSNTNKTNKEARYALENNKTFVFTGPYELVEGGMAISVRTQVGFKENGTEKNWGLISITFNFPEVMHNAFIDILQKNGYAYKISKLDPQTKKYVAVILSNWENEHVDEPVDFSVNGMDFRIEAHPIGGWHNYFYIIATAFGLFFSIVFLSEITKYLTNIRKEASIDSLTGATNRVHGEKLIKQIIKNKSYKNYAFILLDIDHFKNVNDTLGHKLGDEVLKISANIYKSIFSKNSVVYRLGGDEFVIFLLDKEDIQNLNLKLSNLLDSMRRSIINKDQKVAISCSIGVAFCPDDASSFEELYERADKALYESKSKGRDRFTYYKDIN; encoded by the coding sequence ATGAAACATACAACAATATCTAAACAGTTAATCATATCTTCACTTATTATCTCAGTGCTTTTTACTGCGGTTATTTTTTATATCATAAATGATAGCAAGCACAGACAGCTAAACTCGATTATAAATGACCAAGTTTTTTATATGCAAAACAACATAGACAAGGCACTACTTGGCTTGTATAAGCTAGAAGCTTTCATTATCGGAGCCAAAGGCAAAGATGTAAATTTAGAAATAATTGGAAAATATCTTATCGATCCAAAATATACTTTTATAAGAAATATACTCATAGCTCCTGGCGGCGTAGCCTCTCAAGTATATCCATTTAAAGGCAGCGAAGCAGTCATCGGACTAGATTTGTTATCAAATACAAATAAAACGAACAAAGAAGCAAGATACGCTTTAGAAAACAACAAAACGTTTGTTTTCACAGGTCCTTATGAGCTCGTAGAGGGAGGTATGGCGATATCTGTTCGTACACAAGTCGGCTTCAAAGAAAATGGCACCGAAAAAAACTGGGGCTTGATCTCCATCACATTCAACTTTCCAGAAGTCATGCACAACGCCTTTATAGACATTTTGCAAAAGAACGGATACGCCTACAAGATATCCAAGCTAGACCCACAAACCAAAAAATACGTAGCAGTAATCTTAAGCAATTGGGAAAACGAACACGTAGATGAGCCAGTTGATTTCAGCGTAAATGGAATGGATTTTAGGATAGAAGCTCATCCAATAGGTGGCTGGCATAACTACTTTTATATCATTGCTACAGCGTTTGGACTGTTTTTTTCTATCGTATTTTTATCTGAAATCACAAAATACTTGACAAATATACGCAAAGAAGCGTCCATAGATTCGCTCACAGGAGCTACAAACCGCGTGCATGGCGAAAAACTAATCAAACAAATCATCAAAAACAAAAGCTATAAAAATTACGCATTTATACTTTTAGACATAGATCATTTTAAAAATGTCAATGATACTTTAGGTCACAAGCTAGGCGATGAAGTCTTAAAGATAAGTGCGAACATTTATAAATCCATTTTTAGTAAAAATAGCGTTGTTTACAGGCTTGGCGGAGATGAATTTGTTATATTTTTGCTAGATAAAGAAGATATCCAAAATCTAAATTTAAAGCTATCAAATTTACTAGATAGTATGAGAAGATCTATCATCAACAAAGACCAAAAAGTAGCCATAAGCTGCAGTATCGGCGTGGCATTTTGTCCTGATGATGCGAGCAGTTTTGAAGAGCTTTATGAACGAGCAGACAAGGCTCTATATGAGTCAAAATCTAAAGGCAGAGATAGATTTACATACTATAAAGATATCAATTAA
- the rplI gene encoding 50S ribosomal protein L9, producing MKVLLIKDVKGLGKAGEVKDVKDGYGNNFLIGKGLAKAATDAVLRQYEAAKKKEAETKAYEISQSQKLASELSNVKILIKSKLGANGALFGSVTKDDIANALKEQKGYDVDKKSIECDHIKTTGTYDVSLKLGNSISAKFELVVVGE from the coding sequence ATGAAAGTACTACTTATAAAAGATGTAAAGGGTCTAGGAAAAGCTGGCGAAGTCAAGGATGTAAAAGACGGATATGGTAATAATTTTTTGATTGGCAAAGGTCTAGCAAAAGCAGCTACTGACGCAGTTTTGAGACAATATGAAGCCGCAAAGAAAAAAGAAGCTGAAACTAAGGCTTATGAGATTAGCCAAAGCCAAAAACTAGCAAGCGAGCTATCAAATGTCAAAATTCTTATCAAATCAAAACTTGGCGCAAACGGTGCACTTTTTGGTAGTGTCACAAAAGACGATATCGCAAACGCTCTAAAAGAGCAAAAAGGCTATGACGTAGATAAAAAATCAATCGAATGTGATCACATCAAAACAACTGGCACATACGACGTGAGCCTAAAGCTTGGCAACTCAATAAGTGCTAAATTTGAACTAGTCGTGGTCGGTGAATAA
- a CDS encoding bifunctional aconitate hydratase 2/2-methylisocitrate dehydratase — translation MSFFDDYNKAKEERAKLGIPPLPLSKEQTKDVCELLKACATNELVELLANRVNPGVDDAAKVKAEFLNEIINHDLKCDLIDKFAAIKMLEPMLGGYSVIVLVASLHNSDEKIQEAAANVLKNTIFVHDYFNDVAKLAKEGNKFAKLVLESWANAEWFKARADIPEKIEAIVFKVAGETNTDDLSPASDAFSRSDIPLHANAMLVKRQPGSLEKIAELKQSGREVIYVGDVVGTGSSRKSGINSIQWHLGREIDGIPNKKTGCVILGSIIAPIFFNTAEDSGALPIVVNVDGLEMGDKIEIYPYKGEIIKEGKVVKTFSLEPNTLKDEVKAGGRIPLIIARSLCAKARAELGLGAEDIFIKPSQPASDNEHGYSLAQKMVGRACGVEGVRAGMYVEPLTLTVGSQDTTGPMTRDEIKELASLGFSADFVLQSFCHTAAYPKPTDALMHKSLPDFMMSRGGVSLKPGDGVIHSWLNRMVLPDTVGTGGDSHTRFPIGISFPAGSGLVAFAAVLGSMPLNMPESVLVRFKGKMQPGITLRDLVNAIPYYAIKKGLLTVEKKGKINVFAGKILEIEGLPDLKVEQAFELSDASAERSAAACAIALNKEPVIEYLKSNVTLIDAMIEAGYGDEQTLARRRDKMKKWLDNPTLLEADKNAKYHTVIEIDMNEIAEPILACPNDPDDVATLSEILNDPKRPHNINEVFVGSCMTNIGHYRALAEVLKGEGQVPTRLWIAPPTKMDEKQLRAEGKYSLFGAAGARTEVPGCSLCMGNQARVADNAVVFSTSTRNFDNRMGMGAQVYLGSAELAAVCAMLGRLPSVEEYMKIVPAKLSGKENEIYTYLNFNLIPNFKLDCF, via the coding sequence ATGAGTTTTTTTGATGACTACAATAAGGCAAAAGAAGAAAGAGCAAAACTTGGCATTCCTCCGCTCCCACTTAGCAAAGAGCAGACAAAAGATGTTTGTGAGCTACTTAAAGCCTGTGCGACAAATGAGCTTGTAGAGCTTCTTGCAAACCGCGTAAATCCAGGTGTTGATGACGCTGCAAAAGTGAAGGCTGAGTTTTTAAATGAGATTATAAATCATGATTTAAAATGCGATTTGATAGATAAATTTGCGGCGATTAAAATGCTTGAGCCAATGCTTGGTGGATATAGCGTGATCGTGCTTGTAGCAAGTCTTCATAATAGTGATGAAAAGATCCAAGAAGCAGCTGCAAATGTGCTTAAAAATACAATTTTTGTTCATGATTATTTTAATGATGTTGCAAAACTTGCAAAAGAGGGCAATAAATTTGCAAAATTAGTTTTAGAAAGTTGGGCAAATGCTGAGTGGTTTAAAGCAAGAGCTGATATCCCTGAAAAAATCGAAGCAATAGTTTTCAAAGTAGCTGGAGAGACAAACACAGATGACCTAAGTCCAGCAAGTGATGCATTTAGTCGCTCAGACATACCTTTGCACGCAAACGCAATGCTAGTCAAACGCCAACCAGGTAGCTTAGAAAAAATAGCAGAGCTAAAACAAAGCGGACGTGAAGTCATATATGTAGGCGACGTAGTGGGAACTGGAAGCTCAAGAAAAAGCGGTATCAACTCTATCCAATGGCATCTTGGCCGCGAAATAGACGGCATCCCAAACAAAAAAACAGGCTGCGTGATACTTGGTAGTATAATCGCTCCGATTTTTTTCAACACTGCTGAAGATAGCGGCGCATTGCCAATAGTTGTAAATGTAGATGGCTTAGAAATGGGAGATAAAATCGAAATCTATCCATATAAAGGCGAAATAATAAAAGAAGGCAAAGTGGTAAAAACATTTAGTCTTGAGCCAAACACACTAAAAGACGAAGTAAAAGCAGGCGGCAGAATCCCGCTAATCATAGCTAGAAGTCTTTGTGCAAAAGCTAGAGCTGAGCTTGGTCTTGGGGCTGAAGATATATTTATCAAACCATCCCAACCAGCGAGCGACAATGAACACGGCTACAGTCTAGCTCAAAAAATGGTTGGTAGAGCGTGCGGAGTTGAAGGCGTAAGAGCTGGTATGTATGTAGAGCCACTAACTCTAACAGTAGGTAGCCAAGACACAACTGGACCAATGACAAGAGATGAGATCAAAGAGCTAGCAAGCCTTGGATTTTCAGCTGATTTCGTACTTCAAAGCTTCTGCCACACTGCAGCCTATCCTAAACCAACTGACGCTTTGATGCATAAATCATTGCCTGATTTTATGATGAGTCGTGGTGGCGTGAGCCTTAAACCAGGTGATGGTGTCATCCATTCATGGCTAAATAGAATGGTTCTTCCTGATACCGTGGGTACTGGTGGCGACTCTCATACACGCTTCCCTATAGGTATAAGCTTCCCAGCTGGTAGTGGCCTTGTGGCGTTTGCAGCAGTTCTTGGCTCAATGCCACTAAATATGCCAGAATCAGTTCTAGTAAGATTTAAAGGTAAAATGCAACCAGGAATTACCCTAAGAGATCTTGTAAATGCGATTCCATATTACGCTATCAAAAAAGGTCTTTTGACTGTAGAGAAAAAAGGCAAAATCAACGTATTTGCTGGTAAAATTTTAGAAATCGAAGGCTTGCCAGATCTAAAAGTAGAGCAAGCATTTGAGCTAAGCGATGCAAGTGCTGAAAGAAGTGCTGCAGCTTGTGCTATCGCACTAAATAAAGAGCCAGTTATAGAATATCTAAAATCAAATGTAACTCTAATAGATGCAATGATAGAAGCTGGATATGGTGATGAGCAAACTCTAGCTAGAAGAAGAGATAAAATGAAAAAATGGCTAGACAATCCAACTCTTCTTGAAGCTGATAAAAATGCAAAATATCACACAGTTATAGAGATCGATATGAATGAGATCGCTGAGCCAATCCTTGCTTGTCCAAATGATCCAGATGATGTAGCTACACTTAGTGAAATCCTAAATGACCCTAAACGCCCACACAATATAAATGAAGTATTTGTGGGTAGTTGTATGACAAATATCGGTCACTACAGAGCCTTAGCTGAAGTGCTAAAAGGCGAAGGTCAAGTCCCAACTCGTCTTTGGATAGCTCCACCAACAAAAATGGATGAGAAGCAACTAAGAGCAGAGGGCAAGTACTCACTATTTGGCGCTGCAGGAGCTAGAACAGAGGTGCCAGGATGCTCACTATGTATGGGTAACCAAGCAAGGGTCGCAGATAATGCAGTAGTATTCTCAACTTCAACAAGAAACTTTGACAACCGTATGGGTATGGGCGCTCAAGTTTACCTTGGCTCAGCTGAGCTAGCAGCAGTTTGTGCTATGCTAGGACGTTTGCCAAGTGTTGAAGAGTATATGAAAATCGTTCCAGCTAAACTAAGCGGCAAAGAAAACGAAATTTACACTTACTTAAATTTCAATCTTATACCAAATTTCAAGCTTGATTGCTTTTAA
- a CDS encoding DEAD/DEAH box helicase — protein MLFSDFNLSSKIIEALFELDYETPTKIQEAAIPAVLAGKDILAGARTGTGKTAAFGLPILEKLLQKDRNKKHPQTRVLILVPTRELANQVSQNLKSYAKNLPFKIMPIFGGVSLTPQIKAFKSGLDIVVATPGRFLDLVSQDVVDTSHVDTLIFDEADRMFDMGFIHDIKKIIQILPADRQNMLFSATYPEEVRTLCSIVLNNPVKIQVDTQNSTVSQITQRVITVDRDKKHELLNEVLKIENPAQALIFTRTKRGADKCSSYLHSLGLSVAAFHGDKSQSVRSRTLDNFKRGKTQLLVATDIAARGIDIAGLPCVINLELPNVPEDYVHRIGRTGRAGNDGLAISLVCVDEFKFLRDIEKLTNQKMTRESLEGFEADLSVKPQPIRRGGNVKKEPTRDSENGNKIESRQREFRKDRGERRDRRDRDDSQRPERKGRFDDKFGDRKPRARKETSENSEFKNGDFKPKRSSKFDDKFKDKKPSFKKDDGFETGSKREFKRNVKKEFSDHSFSDEFSFDAPKKEFKRSAPKSGFKKDFSSDGEFKKSPKKEFSKDKPREFRGKRSDEKSDSKSGFKKDFKRDAKPKGEFGSKDAKKSFGKGRPKQDTPKKDFGNKRSFKKPSKKAE, from the coding sequence ATGTTATTTTCAGATTTTAATCTCAGCTCTAAAATTATAGAAGCACTATTCGAGCTAGATTATGAAACCCCTACCAAAATCCAAGAAGCAGCTATTCCAGCAGTGCTTGCGGGTAAAGATATACTAGCTGGTGCGAGAACTGGCACTGGCAAAACTGCAGCCTTTGGTCTGCCTATTTTAGAAAAACTTTTACAAAAAGATAGAAACAAAAAACACCCACAAACTCGCGTTTTAATCCTTGTGCCTACAAGAGAGCTTGCAAACCAAGTATCACAAAATCTCAAATCTTATGCCAAAAATTTACCATTTAAAATTATGCCGATATTTGGCGGAGTTAGCTTAACCCCACAAATCAAAGCTTTTAAAAGCGGTTTAGATATAGTTGTGGCAACTCCTGGTAGATTTTTAGACCTTGTTTCTCAAGATGTCGTTGATACATCTCACGTGGATACTTTGATATTTGATGAAGCTGATAGAATGTTTGATATGGGCTTTATCCACGATATCAAAAAAATCATTCAAATCTTGCCTGCCGATAGACAAAATATGCTATTTTCAGCGACTTATCCTGAAGAGGTTAGGACACTTTGCTCTATCGTGCTAAATAATCCAGTAAAAATCCAAGTAGATACACAAAATAGCACAGTATCACAAATCACTCAAAGAGTAATTACAGTAGATAGAGATAAAAAACATGAACTTTTAAACGAGGTTTTAAAAATAGAAAATCCAGCTCAAGCCCTAATCTTCACTCGCACAAAAAGAGGAGCCGATAAATGCTCATCATATTTGCACTCTCTTGGGCTAAGCGTAGCTGCATTTCATGGGGATAAAAGCCAAAGCGTGAGATCAAGGACGCTAGATAATTTCAAACGTGGCAAAACTCAGCTTCTAGTAGCTACTGATATCGCAGCTCGTGGTATCGATATAGCTGGACTGCCTTGCGTGATAAACTTAGAGCTTCCAAATGTTCCTGAAGATTACGTTCATAGGATAGGAAGAACTGGCAGAGCTGGAAATGACGGACTTGCTATATCTTTAGTATGCGTTGATGAGTTTAAGTTTTTAAGAGATATAGAAAAACTAACAAATCAAAAAATGACTAGAGAGAGCCTTGAGGGATTTGAAGCCGATCTTAGCGTAAAACCGCAGCCTATCAGACGTGGTGGAAATGTCAAAAAAGAGCCAACAAGAGATAGCGAAAATGGCAATAAAATAGAGTCAAGACAAAGAGAATTTAGAAAAGATAGAGGCGAGCGAAGAGATAGAAGAGATAGGGATGATAGCCAAAGACCAGAGAGAAAAGGTCGTTTCGATGATAAATTTGGCGATAGAAAACCAAGAGCTAGAAAAGAAACTTCTGAAAATAGCGAATTTAAAAATGGCGATTTCAAACCAAAAAGAAGCTCTAAATTTGATGATAAATTTAAAGACAAAAAACCAAGCTTCAAAAAAGATGATGGTTTTGAAACTGGCTCAAAACGAGAATTTAAAAGAAATGTGAAAAAAGAGTTTTCAGATCACAGCTTCAGCGATGAGTTTAGCTTCGATGCTCCTAAAAAAGAATTTAAAAGATCAGCTCCAAAATCTGGATTTAAAAAAGATTTCTCAAGTGATGGAGAATTTAAAAAATCACCTAAAAAAGAGTTCTCAAAAGACAAACCAAGAGAATTCAGAGGCAAAAGAAGTGATGAAAAATCAGATTCAAAGTCTGGCTTCAAAAAAGATTTCAAAAGAGATGCTAAACCAAAAGGCGAATTTGGCTCAAAAGATGCTAAAAAAAGCTTTGGTAAAGGCAGACCAAAACAAGACACACCAAAAAAAGATTTTGGTAATAAAAGAAGCTTCAAAAAACCAAGTAAAAAAGCTGAATAA
- the hslV gene encoding ATP-dependent protease subunit HslV: MFHATTILAYKGKNGSVIGGDGQVSFGNTVLKGNATKIRKLLDGKILAGFAGSTADAFNLFDMFERILEGTKGNLLKAAIEFSKEWRKDKYLRKLEAMMLVLDREHIFLLSGTGDVVEPEDGKIAAIGSGGNYALSAARALDKFGSLDEENLVKESLKIAGEICIYTNTNIKTYALWDEK; encoded by the coding sequence ATGTTTCATGCAACAACGATTTTAGCTTATAAAGGCAAAAACGGCTCAGTCATCGGAGGAGATGGGCAAGTTAGCTTTGGTAATACAGTCTTAAAAGGCAACGCCACAAAGATAAGAAAGCTCCTTGATGGCAAGATTTTGGCTGGATTTGCTGGAAGTACTGCTGATGCGTTTAATCTTTTTGATATGTTTGAACGCATACTTGAGGGTACAAAAGGCAATTTGCTAAAAGCAGCAATTGAGTTTAGCAAAGAGTGGAGAAAAGACAAATATTTAAGAAAACTTGAAGCCATGATGCTTGTGCTTGACCGTGAGCATATATTTTTGCTTAGTGGGACTGGGGATGTGGTCGAGCCAGAAGATGGCAAGATAGCAGCTATCGGAAGTGGTGGCAACTACGCACTAAGTGCAGCTCGTGCTTTAGATAAATTTGGCAGTCTTGATGAAGAAAATTTAGTAAAAGAAAGCCTTAAAATCGCTGGAGAAATCTGCATTTACACAAATACAAATATAAAAACTTATGCTTTATGGGATGAGAAATGA